The Streptomyces sp. NBC_00224 genome has a window encoding:
- the hisG gene encoding ATP phosphoribosyltransferase → MLRIAVPNKGALSGPAAAMLHEAGYRMRKESKELVLVDPTNEVEFFYLRPKDIAIYVSAGKLDIGITGEDLLIDSGADAEVILPLGFARSTFRFAAKPGTVSGIEGLAGKTIATSYEGIVAKHLAESGVDASVVHLDGAVETAIELGVAQVIADVVETGTSLRNAGLEVFGEPIMKSEAVVIRRSGADGDDPKVAQFLRRLQGVLVARSYVMMDYDCRAEHLEKAVALTPGLESPTISPLHNEGWVAVRAMVPAKEAQRIMDDLYELGARAILTTAIHACRL, encoded by the coding sequence ATGCTGCGCATCGCCGTCCCCAACAAGGGTGCACTGTCCGGACCCGCGGCGGCGATGCTCCATGAGGCCGGCTACCGGATGCGCAAGGAGTCGAAGGAGCTCGTCCTCGTCGACCCCACGAACGAGGTCGAGTTCTTCTACCTCCGCCCCAAGGACATCGCGATCTACGTCTCGGCGGGCAAGCTCGACATCGGCATCACCGGCGAGGACCTGCTGATCGACTCCGGCGCCGATGCCGAGGTGATCCTGCCGCTCGGCTTCGCCCGTTCCACCTTCCGCTTCGCGGCCAAGCCCGGCACCGTCTCGGGCATCGAGGGCCTGGCGGGCAAGACGATCGCCACCTCCTACGAGGGCATCGTTGCCAAGCACTTGGCCGAGTCCGGCGTCGACGCCTCCGTGGTGCACCTCGACGGGGCCGTGGAGACCGCCATCGAGCTGGGCGTCGCCCAGGTCATCGCGGACGTCGTGGAGACCGGCACCTCGCTGCGCAACGCCGGCCTTGAGGTCTTCGGCGAGCCGATCATGAAGTCCGAGGCCGTCGTCATCCGCCGCTCCGGCGCCGACGGCGACGACCCCAAGGTCGCCCAGTTCCTGCGCCGCCTCCAGGGTGTCCTGGTCGCCCGCAGCTACGTGATGATGGACTACGACTGCCGCGCGGAGCACCTGGAGAAGGCCGTCGCCCTCACCCCGGGCCTGGAGTCGCCGACGATCTCGCCCCTCCACAACGAGGGCTGGGTCGCCGTCCGCGCCATGGTCCCGGCCAAGGAGGCCCAGCGGATCATGGACGATTTGTACGAGCTGGGCGCCCGGGCCATCCTCACCACGGCCATCCACGCCTGCCGCCTCTGA
- a CDS encoding phosphoribosyl-ATP diphosphatase encodes MANKPSKSFEELFAELQLKAANGDPSTSRTAELVDKGVHAIGKKVVEEAAEVWMAAEYESKDAAAEEISQLLYHVQVMMVARGISLDDVYAHL; translated from the coding sequence ATGGCGAACAAACCCTCCAAGAGTTTCGAAGAGCTCTTCGCGGAGCTCCAGCTCAAGGCCGCCAACGGCGACCCGTCCACCTCCCGCACCGCCGAGCTGGTGGACAAGGGCGTGCATGCCATCGGCAAGAAGGTCGTCGAGGAGGCCGCCGAGGTCTGGATGGCCGCCGAGTACGAGAGCAAGGACGCCGCCGCCGAGGAGATCTCGCAGCTGCTGTACCACGTCCAGGTGATGATGGTCGCGCGCGGGATCTCGCTCGACGACGTCTACGCGCACCTCTGA
- the ribH gene encoding 6,7-dimethyl-8-ribityllumazine synthase — protein sequence MSGKGAPELSVRNCADLRVAVIAAQWHEKVMDGLVDGALRALHELGIDEPTLLRVPGSFELPVVAKVLAGRGYDAVVALGVVIRGGTPHFDYVCQGVTNGLTQVSIDTGVPVGFGVLTCDTEEQALDRAGLEGSNEDKGHEAVTAAVATAATLRTVSEPWR from the coding sequence GTGAGTGGCAAGGGCGCACCCGAACTGTCCGTACGCAACTGCGCAGACCTCCGGGTCGCGGTCATCGCGGCGCAGTGGCACGAGAAGGTCATGGACGGACTCGTCGACGGCGCCCTGCGCGCCCTGCACGAGCTCGGCATCGACGAGCCGACGCTGCTGCGCGTCCCCGGCAGCTTCGAGCTGCCGGTCGTCGCCAAGGTGCTCGCGGGCCGCGGGTACGATGCGGTGGTCGCCCTCGGCGTCGTCATCAGGGGCGGTACGCCGCACTTCGACTACGTGTGCCAGGGTGTCACCAACGGTCTCACCCAGGTCAGCATCGACACCGGCGTACCCGTCGGCTTCGGCGTGCTGACCTGCGACACCGAGGAGCAGGCCCTGGACCGGGCCGGCCTCGAAGGGTCGAACGAGGACAAGGGGCACGAAGCGGTCACCGCCGCCGTCGCCACGGCCGCCACGCTGCGCACCGTCAGCGAACCCTGGCGCTGA
- a CDS encoding bifunctional 3,4-dihydroxy-2-butanone-4-phosphate synthase/GTP cyclohydrolase II gives MSATTPTWYSTDNREDLSLDPVEQAIRDIAAGRPVVVVDDEDRENEGDLVIAAEKATPEIVAFMMSECRGLICAPMEGEALDRLQLPQMVDHNTESMKTAFTVSVDASAAHGVSTGISAADRATTLRLLADGHSDAGDFVRPGHIFPLRAKPGGVLVRNGHTEAAVDLARLAGLAPAGAIVEIAGEDGVMLRLPELIPFARKHGLTIISIEDLIAYRRSAEPTVRREAEVHLPTSFGEFTAYGYRSTVDGVEHVALVHGEIGDGEDVLVRVHSECLTGDIFHSQRCDCGPQLQASMERITEAGRGVVVYLRGHEGRGIGLLSKLRAYELQERGRDTLDANLELGLPADARDYAAGAQILENLGVRSLRLMTNNPEKTTALVSHGLKVTGREPMPVQAGEHNLRYLRTKRDRMGHDLPWLDATASTCGNQ, from the coding sequence ATGAGCGCCACCACACCCACCTGGTACTCCACCGACAATCGCGAGGACCTCTCCCTCGACCCCGTCGAGCAGGCGATCCGCGACATTGCGGCCGGCCGGCCGGTCGTGGTCGTGGACGACGAGGACCGCGAGAACGAGGGCGACCTCGTCATCGCCGCCGAGAAGGCGACCCCCGAGATCGTCGCCTTCATGATGAGCGAGTGCCGCGGGCTGATCTGCGCGCCCATGGAGGGCGAGGCGCTCGACCGGCTCCAGCTGCCCCAGATGGTGGACCACAACACCGAGTCGATGAAGACCGCGTTCACCGTCTCGGTCGACGCGTCCGCCGCGCACGGCGTCTCCACCGGCATCTCCGCCGCCGACCGCGCCACCACGCTGCGTCTGCTGGCCGACGGGCACTCGGACGCCGGGGACTTCGTCCGCCCCGGGCACATCTTCCCGCTGCGCGCCAAGCCCGGCGGCGTCCTCGTCCGCAACGGCCACACCGAGGCCGCGGTCGACCTGGCCCGGCTCGCGGGGCTCGCCCCGGCCGGCGCGATCGTGGAGATCGCGGGCGAGGACGGGGTGATGCTGCGGCTGCCCGAGCTCATCCCGTTCGCCCGCAAGCACGGTCTGACGATCATCTCCATCGAGGACCTGATCGCCTACCGCCGCTCCGCCGAGCCGACCGTGCGCCGCGAGGCCGAGGTCCACCTCCCCACCTCCTTCGGCGAGTTCACCGCCTACGGCTACCGCTCCACCGTCGACGGCGTCGAGCACGTGGCGCTGGTCCACGGCGAGATCGGCGACGGCGAGGACGTGCTGGTGCGGGTCCACTCCGAGTGCCTGACCGGCGACATCTTCCACTCGCAGCGCTGCGACTGCGGCCCCCAGCTACAGGCCTCCATGGAGCGCATCACCGAGGCGGGCCGCGGTGTCGTCGTCTATCTGCGCGGCCACGAGGGGCGCGGCATCGGACTGCTCTCCAAGCTGCGCGCCTACGAGCTCCAGGAGCGGGGCCGCGACACACTCGACGCCAACCTGGAGCTGGGCCTGCCCGCCGACGCCCGCGACTACGCGGCCGGCGCGCAGATCCTGGAGAACCTGGGCGTGCGCAGCCTGCGGCTGATGACCAACAACCCGGAGAAGACCACCGCGCTGGTGAGCCACGGTCTCAAGGTCACCGGCCGCGAGCCGATGCCCGTCCAGGCGGGCGAGCACAATCTGCGGTACCTGCGCACCAAGCGCGACCGGATGGGACACGACCTGCCGTGGCTGGACGCGACCGCGTCGACCTGCGGCAACCAGTAG
- a CDS encoding nicotinamide riboside transporter PnuC, translating to MNWLNSEAFTAFDQHIMWSDMIGNTVGLAALALGWRRSIWTWPAQFLSGVILLAAFSTAHLSGSAGKQVVVIVVALWGWYQWQAGKQQGRDGSIAVRFATWRERGLLVAGAAVGTLAVGGLFTAFPTLSWDPWPDAYIFVGTIVAMYAQARGMVEFWLAWLLVDAVGVPLNFANGFAFSGFVYVIYGAIVLWGLRDWWLRSRTSAQPVLEGAAA from the coding sequence GTGAACTGGCTCAACTCCGAGGCGTTCACCGCCTTCGACCAGCACATCATGTGGTCCGACATGATCGGCAACACGGTCGGTCTGGCCGCCCTCGCGCTCGGCTGGCGGCGCTCCATATGGACCTGGCCCGCCCAGTTCCTCTCCGGCGTCATCCTGCTCGCCGCGTTCAGCACCGCCCACCTCTCCGGCAGCGCCGGCAAGCAGGTCGTGGTCATCGTGGTCGCCCTGTGGGGCTGGTACCAGTGGCAGGCCGGCAAGCAGCAGGGGCGGGACGGCTCCATCGCGGTGCGGTTCGCCACCTGGCGCGAGCGCGGCCTGCTGGTCGCCGGCGCCGCCGTCGGCACCCTCGCCGTCGGCGGACTGTTCACCGCCTTCCCGACGCTGTCGTGGGACCCGTGGCCGGACGCGTACATCTTCGTCGGCACGATCGTCGCCATGTACGCCCAGGCGCGCGGCATGGTCGAGTTCTGGCTCGCCTGGCTCCTCGTCGACGCCGTGGGCGTGCCGCTCAACTTCGCCAACGGCTTCGCTTTCTCCGGCTTCGTCTACGTCATCTACGGCGCAATCGTCCTCTGGGGCCTGCGCGACTGGTGGCTGCGCTCCCGTACGAGCGCGCAGCCCGTCCTGGAAGGAGCGGCGGCATGA
- a CDS encoding riboflavin synthase: MFTGIVEELGEVTAVEKLGDSSRFRLRGPVVTEGARHGDSIAVNGVCLTVVETGDGEFTADVMEETLKRSSLGALDVGSRVNLERPMAVGGRLGGHIVQGHVDGTGAIVARTPSENWEIVKVSLPAELSRYVVEKGSITVDGVSLTVVDAGPDYFTISLIPTTLALTTLGLKQPGDPVNLEVDVIAKYVERLLGAHGQEDPK, encoded by the coding sequence GTGTTCACCGGAATCGTCGAAGAGCTGGGTGAGGTCACCGCCGTCGAGAAGCTCGGCGACTCCTCCCGCTTCCGTCTGCGCGGCCCCGTCGTCACCGAGGGCGCCCGGCACGGCGACTCGATCGCCGTCAACGGGGTCTGTCTGACCGTCGTGGAGACCGGCGACGGCGAGTTCACCGCCGACGTCATGGAGGAGACGCTGAAGCGCTCCAGCCTCGGCGCCCTCGACGTCGGCTCCCGGGTCAACCTGGAGCGGCCCATGGCCGTCGGCGGCCGCCTCGGCGGGCACATCGTCCAGGGCCACGTCGACGGCACCGGCGCCATCGTCGCGCGCACCCCCTCGGAGAACTGGGAGATCGTCAAGGTCTCGCTGCCCGCGGAGCTCTCCCGCTACGTCGTCGAGAAGGGCTCGATCACCGTCGACGGCGTCAGCCTCACGGTGGTCGACGCGGGCCCCGACTACTTCACCATCAGCCTCATCCCCACCACCCTCGCGCTGACCACGCTCGGCCTCAAGCAGCCCGGTGACCCGGTCAACCTGGAGGTCGACGTGATCGCCAAGTACGTCGAGCGCCTGCTCGGCGCGCACGGCCAGGAGGACCCCAAGTGA